The Plasmodium brasilianum strain Bolivian I chromosome 11, whole genome shotgun sequence nucleotide sequence ataatggtggttataattataattaccaatattacatttactactattataattacttctattataattaatattattataatcatttaATCTATATTTCTTTCGTCTGTgcgtaatatatttttcatcatttgaTCGAGTCGAATGTTCACTGTCACTATATTTTGCACCATTGCGTGAGCCTCTTCGTCCCTCATCTTGTCTATATTtcgaatatattttattttcatatttcttaCTCAAACTTTTGCTCACAgtactgttactgttattgttgttgttactgttattgttgttgttactgttattgttgttgttcctgttattgttattgttgttgttactgttattgttattgttgttgttactgttattgttattgttgttgttactgttactgttaaTGCTATTATTCATGTTGTTACTATAATTGTATCTAGCCTTTTTATGGCTATCCCCCTCAAAATCTGGACTTTTATTACTGTTAcgtttttcataataatccgtatcatttttactattatatgTTTTCTCTGCCCTTATGCGAACGCTTGTTCTTTCGTCATATCTTCTTATACTTCTTTTATTGTCATAATATTCTTCTTCATTACACTTGTGATATGGTCTTTCATACTTGTCGACGTGGCTTCTATTTCTGTCATACTTGTTACTATAGCTCCTATCTTTGCTCCTTTGATAATCGTTCTTACTAAAATTATCTCTTGgcatgtttttattattcttatcgTAATATGCTATGTTTTCGGATATATTTGCTCGTTCGGCTCTTTCAACTACTTCTGCTCTTCCTACTCTTTCTACTCTTTCATTTCTTTCACTCCTCTCATTTCTTTCTCTTCTGTCCCCTTCATAATCCTCTCTCCTATAAtagtttttaaattttgttttttcgttgttataataatgttcttctgcataattttctttaaaatttttacttttcgaTGGCATTTCCTCAGTCATGAATTCTTcataatactatatatatagatggatagatatatgcatatgcgtCATTGAGGCATCTTCCTCTCTTTAGTATTCAAGGGTATATATGCCTACACGCATCAgtatatgaatgtatatacgtacatatataaatgtatacgcgtaaatatatatactgcttcaaaatgttttaaattatcagCTTTTCTTGATGCATATgctgattttattttacttatctTAGAATTCTTTCACTTTcactttctctttttttttttttttttcctcgatcttgtatttaaaaagaaaaatttatatcaaatatattGCAGCAAAATGGATTATAGCAAAATTAAGTATACCACAATATTCTagctttatttcttttactgCATCATTCATCCTCAAACGTGTTAagcataatattttgtaaattttcatatgagcgtatatgtatatattaatgtataagGGACGAAATactgtaattttatttagaaaaatgaaaagtgcAAAAATGCTTTTATAGGTGATTAATGACActttttatagaaaaaagtttcggaattaaaaaaaaaaatgtatgaacggtacatatttttttgagtattcattcatttgttcatttaatagcatatttatatgggcatacatacatatacattaatttgtacgtatgtatatgtatatgtatatataagcatatgtatatatataagcctACTTATATTCTTATCTGTACCCCTATTTGAACCTCCATTTGTGTTCCTAACTATACATTTATCATCTTACTCACTTGTATGCATAATTACGAATGAACTAGGAAAATGAAAGCCTTTCAAGCTTTACTCCAAAGAATATGGAGTTTTCCATAAAAcaagaaaacaaataattttttttttttttataatttgtacATTCTTAAGCGTATgtgtaacaaaaataaaatatagtacGACTACCTTTTTCTACGCATTAgcacatttttgttttttctgaaatatgtagtatatgtatattttcatgTGAAAAATACAGAACAGGGGTGTATACTCCCGTTCAGGCGTGGGGtattaaataagaaatttgctttttccatttttcgatatttccatttttcgatatttctatttttcgaTATTTCCATGTTTcgttatttccatttttcgaTATTTCCATGTTTcgttatttccatttttcgatatttccatttttcgatatttcttttttttccatttttcctttttatcatatttcaACAAATGTGTGGCTACAAGAAACcattacataatatataatggcttttattactataatcCTTATTctgttatttatgtttatcttATTTgactataatttttgttccaAAGCATTAGTGTTCTACATAGGAAACAAATCCTTGAAAATTCTTAAGCGGTAGGATGAGGCACTTTGGAGCGTCCGtgtacatgcacatatgtgAATATATGAGTGTATACTTGCCGCTTTGCCCTCCCGTCAGTAGTATTACTCTTGCTGTACTTCTTTCCCTTCGTGCCTACGTTTCCGTGCATTTCGTTCTATAATGCATACCCTATTCGTCAGTATTGTTTATAGTCGTGCATGGATTCTTAATAATTGCTTAGTGTTTAGTGGTAAGTGATTGTTGCTTAGTCAGAGAATAGAACATCTAACAATGCTTGGGTCTTCTTGTGCAATTACTTTTGACTCTTGAGCACGCGGAGGGAACGGCATGAAAGGGAGATACACGTTCGTATAAATGAGTagacatatgtatatacatgtatatgtatatatatatatatatatatatattaacatgcacatatacaagtacccatatacatgtatatatgtattcccATTTGCACCCTTCTCCCAACAACAGATGTAGCAACCTGGAAAAAATTTACAGAAGCACCATTTATCTCTTATTTCCCCTTTTTCAACAGCTATTTGTGcacacattttatttttacatagaagaaaaaaagacatacttgagtaatttaatatatgaaaatttagaACAAAGGaaagaagatgaagaagaaaaaaggagTAGTTACAAAAGTTTTAatgatggaaaaaaaaatatgaatagtTTGCTTATTAGTACAGTAaacaagataaaaaaatatatatacttgaaagcattacatttatttttttttattgtagaatatacaaatatttatggAAATATTAATTTGAAGAGTAATATAAACACAAGAGAAGTATTGAATAACAACAGTTTTGGTGTTGTAATTATTGATTATTATTTACCGAACtgtgcaataaaaaaaaaaaaaaaaaaaaaaaaagaaaaaaaaaagtgatacTAGTAGTGAAGTAAGCAATACTAATAGCAGCATTGACCTGTAcgattttgtaaatataaaacaagaaaaaaaaattaagttaattCTCATcgataaaaaatggaagagtgttttaaatatatcacaCATTGACGATGCTGATGtccaatttttatatttacaagaTTCTGTTTTAATACAACATCTCCAATTTTCATGCATATTCCAAGGTGATTATTCAAAAACATCTTTTAACTCGAATGAACAGAATAAGGACGATGCACTAACGGGATGCACTAAATGGAAAGGCGGAAATTGTAAAGGGGAAAAAGAGATGGTAAAAGAAGCAGTAAAAGTTGGGAATGAAGCGGTAAAAGACATATGGAACGAAGCTGTAAAAGACGTAGGGGATGAAGCGATAAAAGACGTAGGGAACGAAGCGATAAAAGACGTAGGGAACGAAGCGATAAAAGACGTAGGGAACGAAGCGATAAAAGACGTAGGGAACGAAGCGATAAAAGACGTAGGGAACGAAGCGATAAAAGACGTATTAGTAGCAGGAAGTGGGGAAGAAAAAACTATCCCCTTGTCAGAAAAGAAGGGTCATCAGGGggaggaaataaaaaaatatttcccaCAAAATGAGCTAaaggaaaagagaaaatggACATATATTTTGGATGGGTCGGAGGTAGAAGAAGACAAAGGGAAGAGTCAGTTGAAGAGGGAGAAGGAAAATCAAAACTACTACACAAGTAAGAGGTCTAGAATgggggaaaataaaatgaaagagGAATTTAAAGCATACCTAAGTAAAtggaaatacaaaaatgtaaaaggtataatagttataatacctgaaatattttacaattacGTAAATATAAACGATATGAAAAGGAATGTTccgttatattattttttaacgaAAGATGTAAAGGTAGATGCCTTTACAGTCATAGCCAAGTTGTTAGGGTATATTTGCATTCacatacatattaatttaaattttggtTTATccattccttttatttttaagacgGAGAATacgaatattttaaatattccaaATGAGTTTAACGGGATAAGTAAGAATAATAGTaaagataataattatgatgaTAATACTAGTGTGCAAAGGGACAACAATGTCGATGGGCCTGTGAAAAGTCAGGCAAAACAAAGTAGTCGATGGAAACAGAACAGTGCAATAAATAACAACTGTACGTGCAAGGATAAAAAGAATAGCAATGAGGACTACACAACGGTGAAGAAGTGTATGCCTGATGTTAAACATGACGAAAATGAAGCGGAGGGAAAGAAGGAGGAGAAGAAGGAGGAGGAGAAgaagaaggaaaaacaaaaaagacaTACCAGTACGAGTCATAACGACATTGAGAAGAGAACTAATCGTTATGTTACGCATCATCCTTGCAATGATTACGAATTAATGGAAAATAGTGATAGGAAAGATAAGCACGATGAGCATGTTAATCAGGTTGATCAAGTTAAGCACGTTAAGCATGATGAGGTAAGGCTAAAATCAAAGGAGTGTGAGGGTGCACGTACGTCTACAACTTCTGAACAAGTTCATGCACCCCTGTTTTCTTGCcctttctccttttttaatgataacATTAACGACCTAAATATAGCCATGTCTCATTTCAAaacactttttaaaaattataattttattttcttaagtTTTAATGATGGAACAAATATcatgttaaattattttttagaaataattcaaaaaaagaaaaagaataaaggTGCAGGGGATAAACATCAAACGCActttaatataaacaatGTTAATCCgtataaatgtaatttatccagttataaaaagataaatctaaatgacaaaaaaatgGATTTATTCGGCATGGAGAAGGGAAAAGACAAGAATAACAGAAGACTGACTAGGGTAAATAGGAGCGACGACGAAAATGATGGcacaaataaaatacataacaGGAGTAACattatgaacatttttttcaaagacAGGAGAAAGGAAGAAAAGCATCATGTGAAAGAAGAGAAAGTGAAGGAAGTGAGAGAAGTAAAGACAGAGAAAACTAGTCATAAAAAGTTCTTTAAAGGAATAAAGAAGTGGAATATAGACAAAATTATTAGTGATATAAAGGGAAGCGACAGAAGGAGGAACTTGCAGTATGTTCAGTATATTAATGAAGAACCGAATCAGAagatggaaaaaagaaacacaGAGAATTCTAATGGTAGCTatgatgatgaaaatattttggaGCAAGTCGTGAAGGAGCAGATGAGCTGTGAGGggagggaaaaaaaggaggagAAGAAGGAGGAGCAGCAGCAGGATGAGCAGGAGCAGGAACACTACTCACAGGACGGTGAATTTTGTGAAGGGGGAAAACTAGATAAGGATGAAGGATCAGTGGATAGGatgaataatgatataaGTAACAAGagtaaggaaaaaaagaaacaaaagaaGGAGGAGCAACTGCAGCAGTCAGGGAAAAATTCGAACGAGCCAGAGTTTTTCACGcagtggaaaaaaaaaatgaagaagaataAAGGAAAGAAGAAGCTGaaggggaaaataaaaaatattaaagaaaaatggaaaaaaaaaaaaaaaatcgaaactcttttaaattttccaaaattaaaaatgataaataaaagtaaagaacatattttagaaaaaaatgatgagttagaaaaaagtgaaaataatCAAGGGAAAGAAAACGAGTCCAAGTTGTTAGTTCCCACCATTCAAACACTCTCAAATGACAAGGGGTTAAATGCTGATATGCGTATGTGTAATTCGAAATATGATGACACGCATAGTAATAGTAGTGGTAGCATTAGAAACGATAGCTGTGGGGGAATACAATGTAACAGCAATGACTATGCTCCAAATCGTTATAATAATGACTATGCTCCAAATCGTTATAATAATGACTATGCTCCAAATCGTTATAATAATGACTATGCTCCAAATCGTTATAATAATGGCGATTCCCAAAATCGTTATAATAATGGCGATTCCCCAAATCGTTATAATGGTGCCTGCCCAAATAGCAACACCAGCAGCAGTAACAACGAGAACGGGAGTTTCGTCAACTTGAGTCGATTCCTCGAAGAAAAGCcccaaaaaaaggaagaggaGTGGGCTTATACGGACAACGCTAAAAAGAATGGtgtagaagaaaataaaaagaaatcgAGTGAAcccttttttgaaaaaaatttaaaaaataaaatcataaaattaaacgttttagaaaaatttagaaataaagaaataaaaacaaatgagACACCATATGAAGATGTGTCAGGTATATCACAGAAATTTcgttacaaattttttaaaataaaaaataaattgaagcaaaattttaataccttagaaaataagaaaattgtacaagagaataaaaaaaatgtagaaagagatagaataaatataaattcatttataaaaaataaaaatgtaacagTTGGAACTGAAGAAGATAGTAACAACTCGAACATGTGGGCATATGATGAATATGGAAAAAGACAATCGaaagaaatatgtatattaattaatttttcatataataatatgtttgatatatttaattatccTGATGCttttgtagaaaaaaaaaaaaaaaaattttcgatttttcataaaattttatatactattaaaattttttttaattcctttTCGGTTTTAGTAAAgcagaaatattttttttcttcaactaataaatttacaaaatttttgaagatgtcctatttttataatttcgaCCATAAAACAttagagaaaaataattttatggaAATTATGAGATACAATTTTTTAGTACACAAATATAGGAACAGAAATAGTAATGATTGTAGTAACTTAAGAAGAGAACATTATTCAGGCAGTTTTAATAATTCAATGATGAGTGAACAGTTCTTTTTGAGTGATAATGATTTTTGTAATGACAATGAAGAACAACATGTAAAAGGAAATCATGTAAACGATATCAAGGTGAGAAGCGGTGTTAACTGTACGAATAATTGTAGTAGGATACCTCCTAAGAGTTATAACAAAACTATTTGTAATTATAATTGCAGTAACTCTAGTAAGTACAGTGATGTGCACAACAGGAGTTTCTTCACTTCGGGTAGAATTGCCAACTGCAGCGGAAATAGGTTCAATACTGAACATGTGTGTGATAGGGACAAAGCTAACAGTACAACGTGTAATAGTGCCCGTTATATGGATGATAAAAACTGTAATGGCTTCCATATAAGCAATATACCCATTCCTCGTGTAATTATCGAAAGTAGGGATATATTCAATACGTTTAGTAGAAGCCATGAAGATGCTACTGTGAACGTGGACAgaacatacataaatgatGATATTGTCTTTTGTTATGATAACACCAATCAGAATGGTCCAGGAAATAAGTTAATAAAAGTATGTGTTAATGAAAGGCAGGAGAGAAATTCCAGTAATATTGTGGGAAGCAAATCTTCTAAAACAAATAGCATAAAAGAATTTTCGAAAAATTTCCCCCGTAACGTTAATGGGGAAGATGCATCTTCACATAGTAAGCACGTCGGTGGGGTAAATGGGGAAGAGGGGCAAAATAGCCATTCAAAAGAGAGGAATAAGGTGTCTAAtcgtagtagtagtagtagtagcagcagtagtagtagcagtggTAGTAGCAGTGGTAGTAGCAGTGGTAGTAGCAGTGGTAGTAGCAGTGGTAGTAGCAGTGGTAATAGCAGTGGTAATAGCAGTGGTAATAGCAGTGGTAATAGCAGTGGTAATAGCAGTGGTAATAGCAGTGGTAATCTGATGGGAAATGCTGATGAGCTGAAGCTAGGTCGTTTACCACTCGATCGATGTAATAACTCAGAAAGTATCTTGGAAGATGCCCTACAGGAAACAGCATGCAAAGGTAAAGATAAACATACAAGTAAAGATACAAGTAAAGATACAAGTGGAGATAAAAGTAGAAATAAAAGTAGAAATAAAAGTAGAAATAAAAGTAGAGATAAAAGTAGAGATAAAAGTAGAAATAAAAGTAGAGATAAAAGTAGAGATAAAAGTAGAAGTAAAGGTAGAGATAAAAGTAGAAATAAAGGTAGAGATAAAGGTAGAGATAAAGGTAAAGATAAAGGTAAAGATAAAGGTAGAGATAAAGGTAAAGATAAAGGTAAAGATAAAGGTAAAGATAAAGGTAGAGATAAAGGTAAAGATAAACGCAGAGataaaagtaataacaaatataaatatataaccgccgcaaaagaagaagaagaaaaaaaaagaaaaaaaaaaaattatgcaagCAGTATTTCATATAAGGACTATACTGCTAAGGGTATTATGAGGGCCTATTATAACATGAAAacattatatgaaaaatggaaattttattttgaagaaagaaacatacatatgaacaaacaagattattttttggtcaatttatcatttatatataatgtttataattatataatactaatatatatgtgtacatatttcaatatagagagctattataatttttgtgaCAGCAAGAAATTTTATGAACttgtttataaaatgaatacgtataataataaaaagaaaggcttaatattacgaaaaaataatatatatttatcttcaAACATATCAGTCattccaaattttttttattataatgattataaattgttaaaagtttttttctatatattacaaaattccTCCAATCAGTTCATTTCCAAAAATATAGAGCATTTCAATTTTcccattattttaattttctgtTCAGACTCGAAGAATTTTCATTTCAATTATTTTGATATTAccaaaatttcaaaaaataacaatattatttatttactataCAAAAGAGGAAA carries:
- a CDS encoding hypothetical protein (conserved Plasmodium protein); translated protein: MHTLFVSIVYSRAWILNNCLVFSGKCSNLEKIYRSTIYLLFPLFQQLFVHTFYFYIEEKKTYLSNLIYENLEQRKEDEEEKRSSYKSFNDGKKNMNSLLISTVNKIKKYIYLKALHLFFFIVEYTNIYGNINLKSNINTREVLNNNSFGVKKKSDTSSEVSNTNSSIDLYDFVNIKQEKKIKLILIDKKWKSVLNISHIDDADVQFLYLQDSVLIQHLQFSCIFQGDYSKTSFNSNEQNKDDALTGCTKWKGGNCKGEKEMVKEAVKVGNEAVKDIWNEAVKDVGDEAIKDVGNEAIKDVGNEAIKDVGNEAIKDVGNEAIKDVGNEAIKDVLVAGSGEEKTIPLSEKKGHQGEEIKKYFPQNELKEKRKWTYILDGSEVEEDKGKSQLKREKENQNYYTSKRSRMGENKMKEEFKAYLSKWKYKNVKGIIVIIPEIFYNYVNINDMKRNVPLYYFLTKDVKVDAFTVIAKLLGYICIHIHINLNFGLSIPFIFKTENTNILNIPNEFNGISKNNSKDNNYDDNTSVQRDNNVDGPVKSQAKQSSRWKQNSAINNNCTCKDKKNSNEDYTTVKKCMPDVKHDENEAEGKKEEKKEEEKKKEKQKRHTSTSHNDIEKRTNRYVTHHPCNDYELMENSDRKDKHDEHVNQVDQVKHVKHDEVRLKSKECEGARTSTTSEQVHAPLFSCPFSFFNDNINDLNIAMSHFKTLFKNYNFIFLSFNDGTNIMLNYFLEIIQKKKKNKGAGDKHQTHFNINNVNPYKCNLSSYKKINLNDKKMDLFGMEKGKDKNNRRLTRVNRSDDENDGTNKIHNRSNIMNIFFKDRRKEEKHHVKEEKVKEVREVKTEKTSHKKFFKGIKKWNIDKIISDIKGSDRRRNLQYVQYINEEPNQKMEKRNTENSNGSYDDENILEQVVKEQMSCEGREKKEEKKEEQQQDEQEQEHYSQDGEFCEGGKLDKDEGSVDRMNNDISNKSKEKKKQKKEEQLQQSGKNSNEPEFFTQWKKKMKKNKGKKKLKGKIKNIKEKWKKKKKIETLLNFPKLKMINKSKEHILEKNDELEKSENNQGKENESKLLVPTIQTLSNDKGLNADMRMCNSKYDDTHSNSSGSIRNDSCGGIQCNSNDYAPNRYNNDYAPNRYNNDYAPNRYNNDYAPNRYNNGDSQNRYNNGDSPNRYNGACPNSNTSSSNNENGSFVNLSRFLEEKPQKKEEEWAYTDNAKKNGVEENKKKSSEPFFEKNLKNKIIKLNVLEKFRNKEIKTNETPYEDVSGISQKFRYKFFKIKNKLKQNFNTLENKKIVQENKKNVERDRININSFIKNKNVTVGTEEDSNNSNMWAYDEYGKRQSKEICILINFSYNNMFDIFNYPDAFVEKKKKKFSIFHKILYTIKIFFNSFSVLVKQKYFFSSTNKFTKFLKMSYFYNFDHKTLEKNNFMEIMRYNFLVHKYRNRNSNDCSNLRREHYSGSFNNSMMSEQFFLSDNDFCNDNEEQHVKGNHVNDIKVRSGVNCTNNCSRIPPKSYNKTICNYNCSNSSKYSDVHNRSFFTSGRIANCSGNRFNTEHVCDRDKANSTTCNSARYMDDKNCNGFHISNIPIPRVIIESRDIFNTFSRSHEDATVNVDRTYINDDIVFCYDNTNQNGPGNKLIKVCVNERQERNSSNIVGSKSSKTNSIKEFSKNFPRNVNGEDASSHSKHVGGVNGEEGQNSHSKERNKVSNRSSSSSSSSSSSSGSSSGSSSGSSSGSSSGSSSGNSSGNSSGNSSGNSSGNSSGNSSGNLMGNADELKLGRLPLDRCNNSESILEDALQETACKGKDKHTSKDTSKDTSGDKSRNKSRNKSRNKSRDKSRDKSRNKSRDKSRDKSRSKGRDKSRNKGRDKGRDKGKDKGKDKGRDKGKDKGKDKGKDKGRDKGKDKRRDKSNNKYKYITAAKEEEEKKRKKKNYASSISYKDYTAKGIMRAYYNMKTLYEKWKFYFEERNIHMNKQDYFLVNLSFIYNVYNYIILIYMCTYFNIESYYNFCDSKKFYELVYKMNTYNNKKKGLILRKNNIYLSSNISVIPNFFYYNDYKLLKVFFYILQNSSNQFISKNIEHFNFPIILIFCSDSKNFHFNYFDITKISKNNNIIYLLYKRGNEGLFLSGMKPYIWIYKILFDFVETLFLSSLDI